The genomic region CGTAAGCTCTGTGCTGATGGACTAGTGGGTATGCCTCATCCTGATGCGATGATAGGCTATGGCGCAAAGGACGCTCTGACGAAGCTTGCTAGCACCGATCTTGTGCCTGATGATACCTATGCCTACTATGATCCAGCGGAAGCAAAGAGAATCGGCGTGGTTTTTGGCGAAAAACACGATTTTAAAAAGACTTTTCCAAAAACCTTAGCAAAAGGTGAGCGCGTATTGAAACAAAATCGCGGAAGCACAGGGGAGGGTATTTGGCGTGTGAGGCTTGAAAATGCGAGTGATTACAATAAGGTAGATTCTCTGCCACTTGATACCAAAATCATCTGCACCGAGGCGAAAGATAATCACACGGAAGAGCGCAAACTAGGTGAATTTATGGATTTCTGCGAGCATTATTTGGTGGGTGATAATGGTATGCTTGTAGATATGACTTTCTTACCGCGTATCAAAGAGGGTGAGATTAGAATCTTAATGCTTTATAAAACACCGGTTTATGTCGTGCATAAAAAGCCAGCAGAAGGTGGAGATGCATTCTCTGCGACGCTCTTTAGCGGGGCGAAATATCGTTACGATGAGCCAAAAGATTGGCAAGGTCTTATTGATTGGTTTTTGGTGCAGCTACCCGGAATCCGCGAAAAGCTAGGAAATTATGATTTGCCACTTATTTGGACGGCGGATTTTATCCTTGATACTGACAAAGATGGCAAGGATAAATATGTGCTAGGTGAAATCAACTGCTCTTGCGTAGGTTTCACAAGTCCCGCAGAATATATGGAAAAAATCGCTGTAATGGTGGGTGATAATATCGTAGATATTGTAAGCGAGAAACTCAAATAGCACCACTTCTTTAAATCTCATTTTTGGGCTTTTTGTGTTTGCGCAAAAGTCCAAAATGCAGGGATACCTATTAATTTAAAATCTCACAACAAGCCGAGATTTTGCTTTTGTAAAATCGCAATACATTGGTGGCGTGAAGCTAGGGCGTGAATTATTTACTTGGGTAAAGCTATACGAAAAATTCTTGTCGTGTCGCGTGTAAAGCTGAAAGTATGGTTGAAAGATATTTGAAGTTTGAAAAAAGCCCTAGATTCCAAAAGCAATGTTTGAATCTAGGTGAAATTGCAAGGAAGCCAAGTAGCCAAAACTAGCTAAGTTGTGCTTTTAGCATCCAAATTGCTTTTTGCAAATGTGCAACCTTGTCGTCTGCGTATGCTGCGCTTACTTTATCGTCTTGTGCGTCTGCATCGCTTGAAAGCTGTAAAAATGCTTTTAAAAAGTATTCATAATCGCTTAAAATCGCCTTTGCAATTGCTTGAGAATCAAAGCTTGTCGCGCTTTCCTCTTTAATCTTAGCAACTTTAATCATATCTGCAAGCGTCACATAAGGCACACCGCCTAGTTGCAATACACGCTCTGCGGCATCATCAAAGACATCTGCAAACTCCTCATAGATCTCTTGTGTCGCCTTGTGTGTGGGGTGGAAATCCATACCGCGCACATTCCAATGAAAATTATGCACCTTGACATAAAACACTTGCGCGTCTGCCTGAATCTGTTTTAATTGTTCGATAACTTTACTCATCGCTTCTCCTTTAATGTAAAATATTTCTTAGTAAGCTAAGAACTGGGCAAAATTCTAAACTAACTTTGTAAATGTTTTTTACTCATAAAATAATAATTTTTATCAATTATATTTTATTTTTGTGCTGGCTT from Helicobacter himalayensis harbors:
- a CDS encoding Cj0069 family protein, translated to MKKNIVFFEARGGSDKGADGHRKDTMPMVNALKVKGWNAEVVFFTDEILRDEKERNKIYEYVKNTADGYVSRVNPGNLKEERLYFDVLRKLCADGLVGMPHPDAMIGYGAKDALTKLASTDLVPDDTYAYYDPAEAKRIGVVFGEKHDFKKTFPKTLAKGERVLKQNRGSTGEGIWRVRLENASDYNKVDSLPLDTKIICTEAKDNHTEERKLGEFMDFCEHYLVGDNGMLVDMTFLPRIKEGEIRILMLYKTPVYVVHKKPAEGGDAFSATLFSGAKYRYDEPKDWQGLIDWFLVQLPGIREKLGNYDLPLIWTADFILDTDKDGKDKYVLGEINCSCVGFTSPAEYMEKIAVMVGDNIVDIVSEKLK
- a CDS encoding Dps family protein, yielding MSKVIEQLKQIQADAQVFYVKVHNFHWNVRGMDFHPTHKATQEIYEEFADVFDDAAERVLQLGGVPYVTLADMIKVAKIKEESATSFDSQAIAKAILSDYEYFLKAFLQLSSDADAQDDKVSAAYADDKVAHLQKAIWMLKAQLS